In a genomic window of Magnolia sinica isolate HGM2019 chromosome 14, MsV1, whole genome shotgun sequence:
- the LOC131225361 gene encoding uncharacterized protein LOC131225361, whose product MPNTVTLIGALLGLGTQMYSNALRKLPLMRHPWEHVLGMGLGVIFTNQLVKWDAQLQEDLDKMLEKAKAANERRYFDDDE is encoded by the exons atgccgAACACCGTAACGTTGATAGGAGCTCTGCTGGGGTTAGGCACCCAGATGTACTCCAACGCCCTTCGGAAACTCCCTCTTATGAGGc ATCCGTGGGAGCATGTCCTGGGCATGGGACTCGGCGTGATCTTCACGAACCAGCTGGTGAAATGGGACGCCCAGCTCCAGGAAGATCTCGACAAGATGCTCGAAAAGGCCAAGGCCGCTAATGAGCGCAGATACTTCG